CGCCGCAGAAGTGAGGAGTTGCGGCCACCCAAATCACGCGGTAGAGGGGGACGTGCTTGTCGTCAATCAGGCAAAAAACGGACATTGTTCTGGCTTTCTGCCAACCTCCCTAACTCAGGGGTTCTCTACCTTCGTGTACCAAGGGCGACCCAGGGATTCGGTGATCCAGTATCCTTGGCGGGGAACGCGTTTGCACACGCTCGCGGCGTGCCCTGATCACGTTTCGCCGGCTATTGTGTCACACGCTCTTCGATTTTGACAGGGCCCCCAACTCCGTGCTGCGCCGCGTTGCCGCCTCGACGGCCGCGATCATGGCAGCCCGCGCGCCGGCCGCTTCGAGCGCCGCCAGGCCGGCAATCGTGGTGCCGCCGGGACTGGTGACGGCATCTTTGAGCGCTCCCGGATGCTCGCCGGTGGCCAGCACCATTTCCGCGGCGCCGCGAACCGTTTGCGCGGCCAAGGCCAGTGCGACGTCGCGCGGCAGTCCCATTTTCACGCCGCCGTCGCTGAGCGCCTCGATCAAGACGTATACGAACGCGGGTCCCGAACCGGACAGGCCGGTCACGGCATCCAGCAACGATTCGTCGACCCGCCGAGCAATGCCCACGGCGCCGAGCAGTTTATCGACGAGCGCGGCGTCCTCGGCGGTAGCATTCGGGGCAAGGCAGTAACCACTGGCTCCGCTGCCGACCAGGCAGGGCGTATTGGGCATCACGCGCACCAGGCGCGGCGCGTCACCAAGCCCCCCTGCAAGCGCGGCCAGCGGAACGCCGGCGGCGATCGAGATGACGAGATGTTCGCGTTTCGCGTGGCCGCGCAATTCGGCCAGCACCTGCGACATCTGCTGTGGCTTGACGGCCAGGAAGATTACGTCGGCGGCCGCGGCCACTTCGCGGTTGCTATCGGCGATGCGCCCACCCGTTTCGGTTGCGAATTGTTCGCGGGCAGTAGGGTAAGGATCGCTCGCCACGATGCGTTCGGCCGTGGCCAGGCCGGCTGAGAGGAAGCCTCGGGCCAGCGCCGTGGCCATGCGGCCGGCGCCGATGAATCCAAACCGAGGTTCTGCCATAGGTGGCTCTAAGAATTGATACCTAGGATCCGGCGAGGCCGAAATCGATCACACGCTAGCTTAGGTCGCCCGAGCCCTTTATGCCGGTCGCCGCCGGAGGGCTTTGCCGGCTTTGTGGACCGAAAAACCTCGTCCCATGCTACGCAAAATGGGGTGGAGGGACAATTGCGATGCCCATGCGTCAGCCGAGGTTGGTCCCGTCCGTTGCGACCGCGCGCAACCCGGCAAAGCCGGCTGGACCTGCAAGCCCGTTTTTGGGACACTCCGCACCCCCGAGCCAGTGCTTGCGGTGCATCGCACGGCGTTGGGGGCACCTTTCTCGATCGTTCGGATCCGACGTTCTCGTGCGTGGGAGATTCACAGCCGTGAATTGTTCTCGGTCGTTCCTTGCGCTTCCTCTCCTGGGCCTTGCACTGGCCGGTTGCCAGGCATTGTCTCCGGCCGACTCGCAATCGTTAGCTGCGCGCGGCGGCGAGGAGAAGACCGTGACGCGCGATGACGACACATTCACGGGGCGCTTGGAAACGAGCACGCGGCAACTCACTGAAACGGTGTCGAAGCCGCTCGATCCGACCTATTGGCAGCAAGAGCGGCAGAAGTCGCAGGCTGCGAAACGGCTCAAGCAACAGCAGGCCGCCGCCGCCAAGAAGCGGCAGAAGCGCTCGGCCTTCATGAACTGGCTGTTCCCCGAGCCCAAACAGCCGCGGACTCTTTCCGAATGGCTGTCGCAGGACCGTCCGGACAATTGATGCCCGTGGCGTGCGCGCCAGATTCTGGCTGCCGCTGACTGCGCGTCGAGAGGAAGCCCGCGCCTTGGTCGGCCGGCTTGTTGGCGTTCCCCAGCC
This is a stretch of genomic DNA from Pirellulales bacterium. It encodes these proteins:
- the proC gene encoding pyrroline-5-carboxylate reductase, with the protein product MAEPRFGFIGAGRMATALARGFLSAGLATAERIVASDPYPTAREQFATETGGRIADSNREVAAAADVIFLAVKPQQMSQVLAELRGHAKREHLVISIAAGVPLAALAGGLGDAPRLVRVMPNTPCLVGSGASGYCLAPNATAEDAALVDKLLGAVGIARRVDESLLDAVTGLSGSGPAFVYVLIEALSDGGVKMGLPRDVALALAAQTVRGAAEMVLATGEHPGALKDAVTSPGGTTIAGLAALEAAGARAAMIAAVEAATRRSTELGALSKSKSV